Sequence from the bacterium genome:
GCGCCGCGTCAAATTATGACGCGCTGCGTCAAACAAGTCGCTTTCGCGGCGCCGATTCCACGATGTTTTCTTCGGGGGGCGGCCGATCGTCCCCCGTTTCGAGCAATTCCCGCACGGCGGCGAGCAACTCGCCCGGATCGAACGGCTTGCCGAACGTTCGATCGGCGCCGAACCGTTCGGCCGCCGGCAGATACGACGCAAAACCGGAAGGCGCGCCGCCCGAGATCGCGATGACGCGCGGGCGCGGGTGCGTTCGCGCGAGTTCCATGACGACCGACAGGCCGTCCATCTCCGGCATGAAGATGTCCGTGACGATAAGATCGAACGCGCGCTCGCGCCAGATGTCCGCGGCGTCGCGGCCGTCGGCGCACACGACGACGTCGTGCCCCTCGCGCGTCAGCAGTTCGCGCAGGAGTTGACGGATGACGGCGTCGTCATCGATCACGAGAACGCGGGACATTGTGCGCGAAGCATAGCACAAAAATGGACAGGAAGGCCGAGAGCCGGAATGGCGGTGAGGTCGTCGCCAGCCGGCGACGTTGTTCGGAACGCAGGCTCGTCATCGGCGAGCCCGGCTTTCGGCTAGAAATTGAATATCGATTGCAGGTCGATGTCGATCTGGGGGCTGTCGGGCGTGACCTCAATGTGTTTGGTGACGTTGAAGGCCTGATCGACGACGCGCACGTTGTATTCGCCGGGCGTGAGATTGAAGGTGGCGCCGCGCTGCGCGCTTGTCACCACGCCTTCCTCGTCGACGCCGGGAATCACGATGCGCACGTTGTCGACAATCACGTCCCCGACGCGCAGGACGATCCGCACCGGCAGACGCGCGGCGGGCGGGGAGGTGTCGGCAACGGTATCGTCGGCGCCGCCGGCATTGACCTCGCCGAAGTTCGTGCCGTCGTCGAAGTCGCTTTCGTGGGACGAGATGTCCGCGAAGGTCTTTTCGTCGGCGAACGACGCCGCGTCCGGGTCATCGGCGAGAGTGCGTCCTGCGCCCGGCGCTTCGTCGGCGAACGTTACATCATCGGCAAAGCCGGCGGGTTCGGCGTTATCTCCGGATCCGGCATCGGCAAAGGACCACGCGTCGCCGCCCTTTGTCGGGGACTCGGTGAATTCGTCCGCGGCGGGCGGCTCTCCCGCGAACGCGGGCGCGGCGACGCTTGCGCTCGAGGGAGGCGGCGCGGCCAGAGACGGCGCCTCCGGTCCATCGGGCGGCGTGATCGCGTCGATCGCGTTCCGGGCGGCGGATTTGAGCGCGGTGGGTTTGCCGCGGGCCAGTTTTTCAAGCGCGCCGAGCGCGGACTTTTGACCGATGCGCCCGAGCGCGTTGCAGATGGCGATGTCGCGCTTTTCGTCGGAACCGCCAAGGCCGAGGAAACCCTTTTTGCGGCCCAGCACGGCGGCCAGGCCGGCCGCGGCTTCCTTTCCGCCGATGGCGCCGAGCGCGCGGATCGCAAGAATGTCGTTTTCGGCATCCGCGAATCGCGCGAACGGCCCCTTGGCCGAGAGCATTTCGAGAAGCGGCGCGACAAAGGTCGCGGCGCGGTGTTTGGTGATATCGATGAGGCGGTCGCGGAAGAAGTCTCGCGTGATCGTCGCGGCCTGCAACTCGTCGAGCACCTTGTTTTCCGCGGCGGGGCCGCCGATTTTCAGCAGCGCCTGAAATGCCGCGCCCCGGACAATCTCGTTGGGGTGCGCAAGAAACGGCACCAGCTTGACGACGGATTTCACGTTGCCGATCTCGCCGACCACTTCGATAAAGGCGGCCCGGTAACGGTCGTCCATGTCCTCGGCGAGCTCACCGTAGATCTCGACAAGCGACGGCTGGCCGATTTCCTTAAGCACCGCGATAGCGCGGCCGATCGCCTCGCGGTCGCCGCTCGTGTAGATCATGTCGACAAGTTCGGGGACCGCGCGCTCGCCCAGGTGCGACAAGGCGGTCATGGGCGCGGACGCCTCCGGCCCGGTCGATTTTTCGAGCGCGGCGACGAGCTTGCGCATCGAATTCGGGGAGGCGATCGCGCTGATGGCTTTTTCCGCGCGCTTTTTCAGCGTCGGATTGTCGCTTGTGGCGTGCGCCTTGGCGTCGAACCCATTGATGATTTTCATCGCCTCGGAGTAATCGCCCTTGGCGATATGCACCTGCGCCGCCTTTTCCAGGCCGACCGCGAGCGTGTTGAAGACCTGCGGATCCTGCTCGCGGGCGGCCTGCGTCGCCATGACGCCGCCCACCTGCGAATGCAGGCCGTAGAGCGTGTAGTCAACCGCTTTCTCGGCGATCTGCGAAAACGCGCGCGCGCTTTGCATGCGGCTTTGCGGGTTTTCGGCGTGCAGGGTGTTGGCGAGGCGGTCGAGGATGCCGCGCGTCATCTGTTCGTTTTTCGTGTACGAAAGATTGGTGACCATCGTCGCCAGGTCCTGCACCTTGGTCAGGGCGTTGAGATCCAGGCGCTGGATGATGTTCGCCTTTTCGATCAGCTCATTGACGTTGAGCCGGGAGAGCTGGCGCGAGAGGTCCTCGCTCATGCGCGTCCGGATGACGACGTCCTCGATGATGAGCTCGCTCGACAGGTGAATGTGCTTGATGCCCATGCGCTTGAGCGCGCGGGCGAGGTTTTTCTTGCCGACGATCTGCTTGGCGGGTTTGGAGAAGAATCCGCAGAAATTCTGCAGCTCGTTGGCCTCGATCCCGTTCAGGAACTCGAGCGTGCGGATGTTGCGCTCGGACATGTAGAAGATGAACGCCTGGACGAAGTCGCGCTTTTGCGCGCCCATCGAGAGGATGGCCTTGTTCACCTGGAGGTTGCCGTGAACGGCGACCAGCTCGAGCCGGTGATGCGTACGCACCCAGGCGAACAAGCCCTTGGTCGTTTCGTGCAGCGCGTCGAGGACAACCTCGTTAACGGTGGGATACTGCTGAAATTTTCCAAGCGCGTTCATGAGCGCCTTGAGGATATCAAGCGCGCGCTTTTCTTCCTGATCCGAGAGCGAACGCGCGGCGCCGCCCCCGATGACCATCGTGCCTCGGGTCTCTCCGGTATCCATAATTTTGCGCCCCACGCGGGTCGTTTCGCGCAATCGCCGGAACGCGGCCCGCCCGTGCCACCCGGTTGCTCAAAGGAGAGGAAATCATAGCGACGCGTTTACGGTTATGGCAAGCGCTTTAGTTCGAGGTCGCGCGACGCCGCGCGAATCGATTCGTCCACTTTTGCAGATTGAACATTCAATGTTCAAATTACAAACGGCTTCGCGCGGGAGTGATCTATCCGGCGTCGGGGATTTCCGGGAAATCCGAGAGCGTGAAGATGGGGATGTAGTTCGCGCATCGCGCGCGGATGTTGGCGGCGCCGCCGGCTTCGCGATCGACGAGCGAGACAACGGCGGCGATCGCAAGGCCCGCCTGCTCGGCGCGGGTGAGGGCGTCGAGCGTCGCGCCGCCGGTCGTGACGGCGTCATCCACGATGACGACGCGCGTGCCGGGCGGCGGGGCGTTTTCGATGTACTGCTGCGTGCCGTGCTTTTTCGGCTCCTTGCGGACGTAGAAACCTGAAAGCGCGACGCCCCGCGAATGCGCGCGGACGATCGCGGCGCTGACGATCGGGTCCGCGCCGAGTGTCAGTCCGCCGACGGCGAGCGCGGGAGGATCGAGCGACGCGATCGCGTCG
This genomic interval carries:
- the pyrE gene encoding orotate phosphoribosyltransferase, with amino-acid sequence MTRACARLRDLLAQKALILGEVQLSRGGTANYYFDCKRVTLDGEGASLVGDAVVDAIASLDPPALAVGGLTLGADPIVSAAIVRAHSRGVALSGFYVRKEPKKHGTQQYIENAPPPGTRVVIVDDAVTTGGATLDALTRAEQAGLAIAAVVSLVDREAGGAANIRARCANYIPIFTLSDFPEIPDAG
- a CDS encoding HEAT repeat domain-containing protein; amino-acid sequence: MGRKIMDTGETRGTMVIGGGAARSLSDQEEKRALDILKALMNALGKFQQYPTVNEVVLDALHETTKGLFAWVRTHHRLELVAVHGNLQVNKAILSMGAQKRDFVQAFIFYMSERNIRTLEFLNGIEANELQNFCGFFSKPAKQIVGKKNLARALKRMGIKHIHLSSELIIEDVVIRTRMSEDLSRQLSRLNVNELIEKANIIQRLDLNALTKVQDLATMVTNLSYTKNEQMTRGILDRLANTLHAENPQSRMQSARAFSQIAEKAVDYTLYGLHSQVGGVMATQAAREQDPQVFNTLAVGLEKAAQVHIAKGDYSEAMKIINGFDAKAHATSDNPTLKKRAEKAISAIASPNSMRKLVAALEKSTGPEASAPMTALSHLGERAVPELVDMIYTSGDREAIGRAIAVLKEIGQPSLVEIYGELAEDMDDRYRAAFIEVVGEIGNVKSVVKLVPFLAHPNEIVRGAAFQALLKIGGPAAENKVLDELQAATITRDFFRDRLIDITKHRAATFVAPLLEMLSAKGPFARFADAENDILAIRALGAIGGKEAAAGLAAVLGRKKGFLGLGGSDEKRDIAICNALGRIGQKSALGALEKLARGKPTALKSAARNAIDAITPPDGPEAPSLAAPPPSSASVAAPAFAGEPPAADEFTESPTKGGDAWSFADAGSGDNAEPAGFADDVTFADEAPGAGRTLADDPDAASFADEKTFADISSHESDFDDGTNFGEVNAGGADDTVADTSPPAARLPVRIVLRVGDVIVDNVRIVIPGVDEEGVVTSAQRGATFNLTPGEYNVRVVDQAFNVTKHIEVTPDSPQIDIDLQSIFNF
- a CDS encoding response regulator, with amino-acid sequence MSRVLVIDDDAVIRQLLRELLTREGHDVVVCADGRDAADIWRERAFDLIVTDIFMPEMDGLSVVMELARTHPRPRVIAISGGAPSGFASYLPAAERFGADRTFGKPFDPGELLAAVRELLETGDDRPPPEENIVESAPRKRLV